In Pseudemcibacter aquimaris, the sequence TGTATGACCAGATGCCAGAGCCACGATATGTGATTTCAATGGGATCATGTGCAAATGGTGGTGGTTATTATCATTATTCATATTCTGTGGTGCGTGGTTGTGACCGAATCGTGCCTGTTGATATTTATGTTCCGGGTTGCCCGCCAACTGCGGAAGCTTTGCTTTACGGTATTCTTCAATTGCAGAAGAAAATCCGCCGTACCAGCAGTTTTGACCGCTAGGAGATTTTAAAGATGAGTTCTGATGAAGCTTTAAAAGACCTTGGTGAACATATCCAAAGTCATAATAAAGATGATGTTACCGGCTATAAGGTTGCCTTTAACGAATTAACGGTAAATGCAAAGCGCGATAACATTGTAAAATTAATGACATTCCTGCGTGATGACCCGAATTGTAGATTTGTTCAATTAACAACGCTTTGTGGTGTTGATTATCCAGAGCGTGAAGAGCGTTTTGAAGTGGTCTATCAATTACTAAGTCTGCATAACAATCAGCGCATGCGCGTTAAGGTGACAACTGATGAAGATACGGTTGTGCCGTCAG encodes:
- a CDS encoding NADH-quinone oxidoreductase subunit C; protein product: MSSDEALKDLGEHIQSHNKDDVTGYKVAFNELTVNAKRDNIVKLMTFLRDDPNCRFVQLTTLCGVDYPEREERFEVVYQLLSLHNNQRMRVKVTTDEDTVVPSVTGVYPSANWYERETWDMYGVMFDGHPDLRRLLSDYGFQGHPLRKDFPLTGYVEVRYSEEEKRIVYEPVKLAQEFRTFDFMSPWEGAKYILPGDEKAEEEKEG